One window from the genome of Rariglobus hedericola encodes:
- a CDS encoding RNA recognition motif domain-containing protein, whose amino-acid sequence MSSKLYVGNMSFKTSEDELRSAFGQFGNVTDVYVAMDKMTGRPRGFAFVTFSSPEEAKVAAEKLNGVDLGGRALTVNEARPKEEGAGRSFGGGGGGGGRGFGGGGGGERRGGFGGGGRSGGGDRRY is encoded by the coding sequence ATGAGTTCCAAACTCTACGTTGGCAATATGTCCTTCAAAACCTCCGAAGACGAGCTCCGCTCGGCTTTCGGCCAGTTCGGTAACGTCACCGACGTCTATGTCGCCATGGACAAAATGACCGGCCGCCCCCGCGGTTTCGCGTTCGTCACTTTCTCTTCTCCTGAAGAGGCCAAGGTTGCTGCTGAGAAGCTCAACGGCGTCGATCTCGGCGGCCGCGCTCTCACTGTTAACGAAGCCCGTCCGAAAGAGGAAGGCGCTGGCCGTTCCTTCGGTGGTGGCGGCGGCGGCGGTGGCCGTGGCTTCGGTGGCGGCGGCGGCGGCGAACGCCGTGGCGGCTTCGGTGGTGGCGGCCGCTCCGGCGGCGGCGATCGTCGTTACTAA
- a CDS encoding gluconokinase, GntK/IdnK-type gives MPHVPGLRSEYSLTGRLVHFGRMLDKIRLQSEGRLPADYQSNLGIGFDGRTCSFLGIDYATLKTRTLAEGCDEDVLHWAHAEGGSRSDEQCTIWNRFMMKLGWRDDRTPVLLERIASSGLIGKQIETMFDFNDFDEGRDPVTARSWELNEPRVLLLMGVSGSGKSTVGRLLADSLGWAFIDADDLHPPANIAKLSATIPLTDADRAPWLANVRRHIDASIAARKNTVLACSALKATYRELLVDDPGCVKLIYLKGSPELLAARLSARAGHFAPPALLTSQLETLQAPRHALTLDVYASPEALVSSVRRHYGI, from the coding sequence ATGCCCCACGTTCCCGGACTTCGCAGCGAATACTCACTCACCGGCCGTCTGGTCCATTTCGGCCGGATGCTCGATAAAATCCGCCTTCAATCAGAAGGCCGGCTGCCGGCGGATTATCAGTCCAACCTCGGCATCGGGTTTGACGGGCGCACCTGCAGTTTCCTTGGGATTGATTACGCCACGCTGAAAACACGCACGCTCGCGGAGGGCTGCGATGAAGACGTCTTGCATTGGGCTCACGCCGAAGGTGGCTCACGTTCGGACGAACAGTGCACCATCTGGAACCGTTTCATGATGAAGCTGGGTTGGCGCGACGATCGCACGCCCGTCCTGCTCGAACGCATCGCTTCGAGCGGTCTCATCGGCAAACAGATCGAGACCATGTTTGATTTTAACGATTTCGACGAAGGTCGTGATCCCGTGACTGCTCGCTCGTGGGAACTCAATGAACCTCGCGTGCTCCTCCTGATGGGCGTCAGCGGTAGCGGCAAGTCCACGGTCGGCCGGCTGCTCGCCGATTCGCTCGGCTGGGCATTCATCGATGCGGACGACCTTCACCCGCCCGCCAACATCGCCAAACTCTCCGCCACCATCCCGCTCACCGACGCCGACCGCGCACCTTGGCTGGCAAATGTCCGACGCCACATTGATGCTTCGATCGCCGCGCGCAAAAACACCGTGCTCGCCTGCTCTGCGTTAAAAGCAACCTACCGTGAGTTGCTGGTCGACGACCCCGGCTGCGTGAAACTCATTTATCTCAAGGGCTCACCCGAACTCCTCGCTGCGCGTCTGTCCGCCCGTGCCGGACACTTTGCACCGCCGGCTCTGCTCACCAGCCAGCTCGAGACCCTTCAAGCGCCCCGGCATGCATTGACGCTCGATGTCTACGCGAGCCCTGAAGCTCTCGTCTCGTCGGTCCGGCGTCACTACGGGATCTGA
- the upp gene encoding uracil phosphoribosyltransferase has product MLHILNHPLGAHIITQLRDRTTPPATFRTLCYRIGLLLALDATRDLALKDEVVETPLEKHTGQALAKPLAVIPILRAGLGMVEPFTDLFPDVSVGYVGLERDHETALPRSYYQKLPPLADKRVLVVDPMLATGGSAVLALDALIAAGATDISLVCIVCSPEGVKVVEAAHPTVPIFTAALDRELNAKKYILPGLGDFGDRLYGT; this is encoded by the coding sequence ATGCTGCACATTCTCAATCATCCGCTCGGCGCCCACATCATCACGCAGCTGCGTGATCGCACCACGCCACCGGCCACGTTTCGCACGCTCTGTTACCGCATCGGACTCTTGCTCGCGCTCGATGCCACGCGCGATCTCGCTTTGAAGGATGAGGTCGTCGAAACCCCGCTCGAAAAACACACCGGGCAAGCCCTCGCCAAGCCGCTTGCCGTCATACCCATCCTCCGCGCGGGTCTCGGCATGGTCGAACCCTTCACGGATTTGTTTCCCGATGTGAGCGTCGGCTATGTCGGTCTGGAGCGAGACCATGAAACCGCGCTGCCGCGCAGTTACTACCAGAAGCTCCCTCCCCTCGCCGATAAACGCGTGCTCGTCGTCGACCCCATGCTCGCGACGGGCGGTTCCGCCGTGCTTGCGCTGGATGCGTTGATCGCCGCCGGCGCCACCGATATCAGCCTCGTGTGCATCGTCTGCTCGCCCGAAGGCGTAAAGGTCGTCGAAGCCGCTCATCCGACCGTGCCGATTTTCACCGCCGCCCTCGACCGCGAGCTCAACGCGAAGAAATACATTCTCCCCGGCCTCGGCGATTTCGGCGACCGCCTCTACGGCACCTGA
- a CDS encoding DEAD/DEAH box helicase, translating into MSFKDLNLAPDILRGVVSAGYTDPTPIQLRAIPVVLSGRDLIASAQTGTGKTAAFALPILSRLGTHGRAPRVLVLEPTRELAAQVETAFRDFARHTDIRTVALFGGVGYGAQRNELKRGVDVISATPGRLMDYIKGGELSLNTIEILVLDEVDRMLDMGFLPVVKDIIARCPKGRQTLFFSATVPPEIAAVASFALKNPDRVECGVNRSVNQSVNHALYPVAWAQKFDLLVALLEKTDFQSVLVFSRTKHGADKIAARLKAAKHTVAVLHANRSQNQRIEALAGFKSGKYEIMVATDIAARGIDVAGVTHVINYDVPENPEDYVHRIGRTGRAMAVGDAFTLVSPENADDIRDIQRFIGAKIPELRLEGFPYQPFVMNPSYPKKGQQQQRRPAGGGGGGGGGGRRPQQGSSGQRGGGGGGGQSGGPGGGNRSGGGGFRGRR; encoded by the coding sequence ATGTCCTTTAAAGATCTCAATCTCGCTCCGGATATCCTCCGAGGCGTTGTCTCGGCCGGTTACACCGATCCGACTCCCATTCAATTGCGCGCCATTCCCGTGGTGCTCTCCGGACGCGACCTGATCGCCTCCGCTCAAACCGGCACTGGCAAGACCGCCGCGTTCGCCCTTCCCATTCTTTCCCGGCTCGGCACCCACGGCCGCGCGCCCCGTGTGCTCGTCCTTGAGCCCACGCGTGAGCTCGCTGCGCAGGTCGAGACGGCGTTCCGCGATTTCGCACGCCATACCGATATCCGCACGGTCGCCCTGTTCGGCGGCGTTGGTTACGGTGCCCAGCGCAACGAACTCAAGCGCGGCGTCGATGTGATCTCCGCCACTCCGGGTCGCCTGATGGACTACATCAAGGGCGGCGAACTCTCGCTCAACACCATCGAGATTCTCGTTCTCGACGAAGTGGACCGCATGCTCGACATGGGTTTCCTTCCTGTGGTCAAAGACATTATCGCCCGCTGCCCGAAAGGCCGCCAGACGCTGTTCTTCTCGGCGACCGTTCCTCCGGAGATTGCTGCCGTCGCATCATTCGCGTTGAAGAACCCCGATCGCGTCGAATGCGGCGTCAATCGCTCCGTCAACCAGTCGGTCAATCACGCTCTCTATCCCGTCGCCTGGGCCCAGAAGTTCGACCTGTTGGTCGCGCTGCTCGAAAAAACCGATTTCCAAAGTGTGCTGGTGTTCAGCCGCACCAAACACGGAGCCGATAAAATCGCCGCCCGTCTCAAGGCTGCCAAGCACACCGTTGCGGTGCTTCACGCGAATCGTTCCCAGAATCAGCGCATCGAGGCGCTCGCCGGTTTTAAAAGCGGCAAATACGAAATCATGGTCGCCACGGATATCGCTGCACGCGGCATCGATGTCGCCGGCGTAACCCACGTCATCAACTATGATGTGCCGGAAAACCCGGAGGATTACGTCCACCGTATCGGTCGCACGGGTCGTGCGATGGCCGTGGGCGATGCGTTCACGCTCGTCTCGCCGGAGAACGCCGACGACATCCGTGACATCCAGCGCTTCATCGGTGCGAAGATCCCCGAGCTCCGTCTTGAGGGTTTCCCTTATCAGCCGTTTGTCATGAACCCCTCGTATCCGAAAAAAGGCCAGCAACAGCAGCGTAGACCCGCTGGTGGTGGCGGCGGAGGCGGTGGTGGCGGCCGTCGTCCGCAGCAGGGTTCATCTGGTCAGCGCGGTGGAGGGGGCGGAGGTGGTCAATCCGGTGGTCCCGGTGGTGGCAACCGTTCGGGCGGAGGCGGGTTTCGCGGCCGTCGCTAA
- a CDS encoding nucleoside 2-deoxyribosyltransferase, whose product MKSNKKSYTVYFASELFSLKHLIGNAYLAEAIYEKSHGKYLCVLPQNIEQRRTTAHSIRDVDIRTLLACDLALFNYDGTELDSGTVIEFMFAKFADIPAAILRSDFRHGGDQVGDPWNLMSSFYPRTTSVVVNSIGLYKTATQTRRRATTNRAKADEVVRLAGQHSSADAQKMCEHIAEACVRALDKVTAIEPVMPKHLREEVYQWLALMPNLKGNKKDLRRELEIILKNKVERDLL is encoded by the coding sequence ATGAAATCCAACAAGAAGAGCTACACCGTTTATTTTGCGAGCGAGCTTTTCAGCCTCAAGCACCTCATCGGCAACGCCTATCTGGCCGAGGCCATTTACGAGAAATCCCACGGGAAATATCTCTGCGTTCTCCCGCAAAACATCGAGCAACGCCGCACCACCGCCCACAGTATCCGCGACGTGGATATCCGCACGCTGCTGGCCTGCGATCTCGCGCTCTTCAACTACGATGGCACCGAACTCGATTCGGGCACGGTGATCGAATTCATGTTCGCCAAGTTCGCCGACATCCCGGCGGCGATTCTTCGCAGCGATTTCCGCCACGGCGGCGACCAGGTCGGCGACCCGTGGAACCTCATGTCGAGTTTCTATCCGCGCACGACCAGCGTCGTGGTCAACAGCATCGGCCTCTACAAGACCGCCACCCAGACCCGCCGCCGCGCCACGACTAATCGAGCCAAGGCCGACGAAGTCGTGCGCCTCGCCGGACAACACAGTTCGGCCGATGCCCAAAAGATGTGTGAACACATCGCCGAGGCCTGTGTGCGCGCCCTCGATAAAGTCACCGCCATCGAGCCCGTCATGCCCAAGCATCTGCGCGAGGAAGTCTATCAATGGCTCGCCCTCATGCCGAATCTCAAAGGCAACAAAAAGGATCTGCGCCGCGAACTGGAGATCATCCTGAAGAACAAAGTGGAGCGTGACTTGCTCTGA
- the dusB gene encoding tRNA dihydrouridine synthase DusB codes for MRIGPHLLSSNLFLSPLAGYTNLPMRLTVRELGGLGWATTDLVNARSLIERNHVALKLVESSAEDRPLAIQLFGSVPEEMRDAAVICEQLGAQSVDINMGCPVKKVVKIGGGSAMMTELDKTAALVKGMIDAVKIPVTAKMRLGWDDDNLTAPDLARVLEDTGVAAIFVHGRTRAQGFAGQVNLAGIRSVVQAVKTIPVIGNGDVTTPEAAKHMIEQTGCAGVSIGRGAFYDPWIFRRTDHYLRTGELLPEPSLDERLRVLRRHFERYCEFYGEERGSVHFRKVAPWYAKRFGPAKPFKARIITIKSRADFEAAIAEFLEWRKPFCDENGVLKPQYAPGAMIASFMRDPDDPVFSRESIPVPKGPVDTW; via the coding sequence ATGCGCATTGGCCCTCACCTCCTTTCCTCCAACTTATTCCTGTCTCCGCTGGCCGGATACACGAATCTCCCCATGCGGCTTACCGTGCGGGAACTGGGCGGGCTTGGCTGGGCAACCACCGACTTGGTCAACGCCCGTTCGCTCATCGAGCGTAATCACGTCGCCCTGAAACTGGTCGAATCCAGCGCTGAAGATCGCCCGCTCGCCATCCAGCTCTTTGGCTCCGTGCCCGAAGAAATGCGCGATGCCGCCGTCATCTGCGAGCAACTCGGAGCCCAGTCGGTGGACATCAACATGGGTTGTCCCGTGAAAAAGGTCGTCAAGATCGGCGGCGGTTCCGCCATGATGACCGAACTCGATAAAACCGCCGCACTGGTCAAAGGCATGATCGACGCCGTCAAAATCCCCGTGACCGCCAAGATGCGCCTTGGCTGGGACGACGACAACCTCACCGCCCCCGATCTTGCGCGCGTGCTTGAGGACACCGGTGTCGCCGCGATTTTTGTCCACGGCCGCACGCGTGCCCAAGGATTCGCCGGTCAGGTCAATCTCGCCGGCATCCGGTCCGTCGTGCAGGCCGTGAAGACGATTCCCGTGATCGGGAATGGCGATGTCACCACACCCGAAGCCGCCAAACACATGATCGAGCAGACGGGCTGCGCCGGCGTCTCCATCGGACGCGGCGCGTTCTACGATCCTTGGATTTTCCGCCGCACCGACCACTACCTGCGCACCGGTGAACTGTTGCCCGAGCCCTCGCTCGACGAACGACTGCGCGTCCTTCGCCGCCACTTCGAGCGTTACTGCGAATTCTACGGTGAGGAGCGCGGCTCCGTGCATTTCCGCAAAGTCGCGCCGTGGTATGCCAAGCGTTTTGGTCCGGCCAAGCCCTTCAAGGCGCGCATCATCACCATCAAATCGCGCGCCGACTTCGAGGCCGCGATCGCGGAGTTCCTCGAGTGGCGCAAGCCGTTCTGCGATGAGAACGGTGTATTGAAACCTCAATACGCCCCGGGCGCGATGATCGCGTCGTTCATGCGTGATCCCGACGATCCTGTATTCTCCCGCGAATCAATCCCCGTGCCCAAAGGGCCGGTGGATACCTGGTAA